A window of Aquitalea denitrificans contains these coding sequences:
- a CDS encoding LysR family transcriptional regulator, translating to MDLKRLRYFCTVVEQGNITHAARILNMAQPPLSKRLHELEDEVGVPLFFRNGRRIEPTVAGFHLYKRASEILRSVSDTVMETIALAKQETKLLRIGLSHLFQSYFSPLIMEIKQRHPDVEIGVTVSDSSHLEVLLNNGLIDIALIQKPAKNDGFDCITFSPIKVQAVISKSLLNDPDKNAMHLSELSQYPLLLLRRANGTGTFEFLQDHMRKGGVEPHIAMHISQPGLLLEWLESGLQGVALLPESEIKPDRLHHSKAMEIFPSPQIFFPSIVKLTTASYMKELMEIVEHGYPFPASHS from the coding sequence ATGGATCTCAAGCGCTTACGTTATTTTTGTACTGTAGTGGAGCAAGGCAATATTACGCATGCCGCACGCATATTGAACATGGCGCAGCCGCCATTAAGCAAAAGGCTGCATGAGCTGGAAGATGAAGTGGGTGTTCCCTTGTTTTTCCGCAATGGACGCCGTATTGAACCTACCGTGGCGGGGTTTCATCTTTACAAGCGCGCCAGTGAAATATTAAGAAGTGTGTCTGACACTGTCATGGAAACGATAGCCCTGGCCAAGCAGGAAACAAAACTGCTGCGTATCGGCTTGTCCCATTTGTTTCAGTCTTATTTCTCACCGCTGATCATGGAGATAAAACAGCGCCACCCGGATGTGGAAATTGGCGTGACGGTTTCCGATTCCAGCCATCTGGAAGTGCTGTTGAATAATGGTTTAATCGACATTGCACTGATTCAGAAGCCGGCAAAGAACGATGGTTTTGATTGCATTACATTTTCTCCCATCAAGGTGCAGGCTGTTATCAGTAAAAGCCTGTTGAATGATCCTGATAAAAACGCCATGCATCTTTCGGAACTCAGTCAGTATCCACTGCTTTTATTACGCCGAGCCAACGGGACCGGGACTTTTGAATTCTTGCAGGACCACATGCGTAAAGGTGGCGTGGAGCCACATATTGCCATGCATATATCCCAGCCCGGTTTATTGCTGGAATGGCTTGAATCGGGACTGCAGGGCGTGGCCTTGTTGCCGGAATCGGAAATAAAACCGGACAGGCTGCATCACAGCAAGGCAATGGAAATATTTCCATCGCCACAGATATTTTTTCCATCAATCGTCAAATTGACCACCGCTTCCTACATGAAAGAACTGATGGAAATTGTCGAGCATGGCTACCCCTTTCCTGCCAGTCATTCATGA
- a CDS encoding UbiD family decarboxylase encodes MLCKSDHPVHDLRSALALLQSLPGEFVSTDTEVDPEAELSGVYRYVGAGGTCMRPTRKGGPVMMFNKVKGFPGFKVVIGLVGSRKRVGHLLGCAPERLGHILKEAVQHPVAPVEVGQDKAQCQEVVHYASDPSFDLRTLLPAPTNTEEDAGPYITMGMCYASDPETGESDITIHRLCVQSRDELSMWLTPGRHIDAFRQKAEAAGKPLPISISIGVDPAIEIAACFEPPTTPLGFDELNVAGAIRGRPVELSRCLTIPARAIAHAEVVIEGELLPNVRVREDQNTDTGKAMPEFPGYTGESKDALPVIKVKAITHRRNPILQTTVGPGEEHVNLAGIPTEASILDMVDRAMPGKLLNVFAHSSGGGKFLAVLQFKKSAPVDEGRQRQAALLAFSAFPELKHVILVDEDVDIFDTDDVLWAMQTRYQGDVSTVFIPGVRCHPLDPSQIPAFSPSIRQAGSSCKTIFDCTVPFDLKSHFERSKFKEVDVKRFLPDFE; translated from the coding sequence ATGCTTTGCAAATCCGATCATCCCGTGCACGACCTGCGCTCCGCGCTGGCACTGTTGCAGTCCCTGCCCGGTGAATTTGTCAGTACCGATACCGAGGTAGATCCGGAAGCCGAACTGTCTGGGGTATACCGCTACGTCGGTGCCGGTGGCACCTGCATGCGCCCTACCCGCAAAGGCGGGCCGGTGATGATGTTCAACAAGGTGAAAGGCTTCCCGGGCTTCAAGGTGGTGATTGGCCTGGTTGGTTCGCGCAAGCGTGTCGGCCATTTGCTGGGCTGCGCGCCGGAACGGCTGGGTCATATACTGAAAGAGGCGGTACAGCACCCGGTGGCACCGGTTGAGGTAGGCCAGGACAAGGCCCAGTGTCAGGAAGTGGTCCACTATGCCAGCGACCCGTCCTTTGACCTGCGCACCCTGCTGCCAGCCCCCACCAATACCGAAGAAGATGCCGGCCCCTACATCACCATGGGCATGTGCTACGCATCTGACCCGGAAACCGGCGAATCCGACATCACCATCCACCGCCTGTGCGTACAAAGCCGGGATGAGCTATCCATGTGGCTGACACCTGGCCGCCATATCGACGCCTTCCGCCAGAAGGCCGAAGCCGCAGGCAAACCGCTGCCCATTTCCATCAGCATTGGCGTGGATCCAGCCATCGAGATTGCCGCCTGCTTCGAACCGCCGACCACCCCGCTGGGCTTTGATGAACTGAATGTGGCCGGTGCCATTCGTGGTCGCCCGGTAGAGCTGTCGCGCTGTCTGACCATTCCGGCCAGAGCCATTGCCCATGCCGAAGTGGTGATTGAAGGCGAACTGCTGCCCAATGTACGGGTGCGTGAAGACCAGAACACGGATACCGGCAAGGCCATGCCGGAGTTTCCCGGCTATACCGGCGAATCCAAAGATGCGCTGCCGGTTATCAAGGTGAAGGCCATCACCCACCGCCGCAATCCCATCCTGCAAACCACCGTGGGCCCGGGTGAAGAGCATGTGAATCTGGCAGGCATTCCGACCGAGGCCAGCATCCTGGACATGGTGGATCGCGCCATGCCGGGCAAATTGCTCAATGTGTTTGCCCACTCCTCCGGTGGCGGCAAGTTCCTGGCGGTTCTGCAATTCAAGAAATCGGCACCCGTGGATGAAGGCCGTCAGCGCCAGGCTGCCTTGCTGGCCTTCTCGGCCTTCCCGGAACTCAAGCATGTGATTCTGGTGGATGAAGACGTCGATATTTTCGATACCGACGATGTGCTGTGGGCCATGCAAACCCGCTATCAGGGTGATGTCAGCACAGTCTTCATTCCGGGCGTGCGTTGCCATCCGCTGGATCCTTCGCAGATTCCGGCCTTCAGCCCCAGCATTCGTCAGGCGGGTTCTTCGTGCAAAACCATTTTCGACTGCACGGTGCCTTTTGATCTGAAGTCCCACTTTGAACGTTCCAAATTCAAAGAAGTGGATGTAAAGCGCTTCCTGCCTGATTTTGAATAA
- a CDS encoding UbiX family flavin prenyltransferase produces MSTRRIIIGISGATGFQYGYKALQLLQAMDVEVHLVISRGAEMTRTLETDYQREEVLSMADVVHPLANLGASIASGSFKTLGMLIAPCSMRTLASIAHAMTDNLLTRAADVVLKDRRRLVLMARETPLNLAHLDNMRKVTEMGGIIFPPVPALYQRPQTLDDVITHSVGRALDLFDLEVNSLPRWGETAPGDNATRPVSHELAWATQN; encoded by the coding sequence ATGAGTACACGGCGCATCATCATCGGCATCAGTGGAGCAACCGGTTTCCAGTACGGCTACAAGGCTTTGCAATTGCTGCAGGCCATGGATGTCGAGGTTCATCTGGTGATTTCCCGCGGGGCGGAAATGACCCGGACCCTGGAAACCGACTACCAGCGAGAAGAAGTCCTGAGCATGGCCGATGTGGTTCACCCACTGGCCAATCTGGGCGCTTCGATTGCCAGTGGTTCGTTCAAGACACTGGGAATGCTGATTGCGCCGTGTTCCATGCGGACACTTGCGTCCATTGCACATGCCATGACGGACAATTTGCTGACCCGTGCCGCGGATGTCGTCCTGAAAGACCGACGTCGGCTGGTATTGATGGCCAGAGAAACGCCGTTGAATCTGGCGCACCTGGACAATATGCGCAAAGTCACCGAGATGGGCGGCATCATCTTTCCGCCGGTTCCTGCGCTGTATCAACGTCCACAAACCCTGGATGACGTGATTACCCACAGCGTGGGACGCGCACTGGATCTGTTCGATCTGGAGGTCAACAGCCTGCCCAGATGGGGCGAGACCGCCCCTGGTGACAACGCAACTCGCCCGGTCAGCCATGAACTGGCCTGGGCAACACAAAACTAG
- a CDS encoding DUF554 domain-containing protein, translated as MLIGPYVNGSVVTIGGVVGAFLGSKLPERLRNALPQTFGLASMGLGAMLIVKVKYMPAVVLAMVLGAVIGEMLGVERGLGKMAGATRGFIDKIIPPREGLSHEEFMDKFVAILVLFCASGTGIFGAMHEGMTGDPSILYIKTILDLFTSAIFATSLGYAVATIAVPQILIQLSLAMLATLIMPLTSASMMADFSAAGGLIMLATGLRICGIKMFPVANMLPALLLVMPFSFLWASYIA; from the coding sequence ATGTTGATCGGACCCTATGTAAACGGATCAGTCGTCACCATTGGTGGCGTAGTCGGTGCCTTTCTTGGCAGCAAGCTGCCAGAGCGCCTGCGCAATGCCCTGCCGCAAACCTTTGGCCTGGCCTCGATGGGCCTGGGTGCCATGCTCATCGTCAAGGTCAAGTACATGCCGGCCGTGGTGCTGGCCATGGTACTGGGCGCGGTTATCGGCGAAATGCTTGGCGTCGAACGCGGGCTGGGCAAAATGGCCGGGGCCACCCGCGGCTTCATCGACAAGATCATCCCCCCGCGCGAGGGGCTGTCGCATGAAGAGTTCATGGACAAGTTCGTGGCCATTCTGGTGCTGTTTTGTGCCAGTGGCACCGGTATTTTCGGTGCCATGCACGAAGGGATGACCGGCGACCCGTCCATTCTGTACATCAAGACCATTCTTGACCTGTTCACCTCGGCCATCTTCGCCACATCGCTGGGTTATGCCGTGGCCACCATTGCCGTACCACAGATCCTGATCCAGTTGAGTCTGGCAATGCTGGCAACACTGATCATGCCTCTGACCTCGGCCAGCATGATGGCCGACTTCTCGGCGGCAGGCGGGCTGATCATGTTGGCCACCGGCTTGCGGATCTGCGGTATCAAGATGTTCCCCGTGGCCAACATGCTGCCGGCCTTACTGCTGGTGATGCCCTTCTCCTTCCTGTGGGCCAGCTATATCGCCTGA
- a CDS encoding DJ-1/PfpI family protein encodes MHIAILTFDGYNELDSLIAFGILNRIKKPDWRVSIASPTSKVTSMNGAVLESHISIEEACSADAVIFGSGLKTRDVVADEKLMTAMQFDPSRQLLGAQCSGTLILAKLGLLNGVPACTDLITKPWVQEAGVNVLNQAFFANENVATAGGCLASQYLAFWIIAKLESIQAAQEALHYVAPVGEKEEYLARVLKHVSPYLTSNTVNQ; translated from the coding sequence ATGCATATCGCAATTCTGACCTTTGATGGCTACAACGAACTCGACTCACTGATTGCATTTGGCATTTTGAATCGAATCAAGAAGCCCGACTGGCGAGTATCGATTGCCAGCCCGACTTCCAAGGTGACTTCCATGAATGGTGCTGTTCTGGAGTCGCACATTTCCATTGAGGAGGCTTGTAGTGCTGATGCGGTCATTTTCGGTAGTGGACTGAAAACTCGGGATGTTGTCGCCGACGAAAAATTGATGACTGCGATGCAGTTTGACCCGTCCCGGCAGCTACTGGGGGCGCAATGCTCGGGCACACTCATTCTGGCAAAGCTTGGTCTGCTTAATGGTGTTCCGGCGTGCACCGATCTCATCACCAAACCCTGGGTGCAGGAAGCTGGTGTCAATGTGCTGAACCAAGCCTTCTTCGCCAACGAAAATGTAGCGACCGCAGGTGGCTGCCTGGCATCTCAATATCTTGCATTTTGGATCATCGCCAAACTGGAAAGCATTCAGGCAGCCCAAGAGGCACTGCACTATGTGGCTCCTGTTGGAGAGAAGGAAGAGTACCTAGCGCGAGTACTAAAGCATGTGTCGCCGTACCTGACATCTAACACCGTGAACCAATAA
- a CDS encoding PLP-dependent aminotransferase family protein — MAPGTRLATHRQLAAQEGLALVTASRIYAELETMGLVSGEAGRGTFVRDTSLTAGHGIDQHPVGLEMVDLNFNNPSLPEQTDLLRDAMRQLASAGDLSALLRYQPHGGRPHERAIMARHLESRGVQVSRDNVLIVNGAQHGLTVCAMALLKPGDVIAVDALTYPGFKVLAEVLHLELLPIPVTPEGPDLATLRMLCTHRRVRAVYAMPTLHNPLGWVIDEARRKELVAIARSHDLILIEDAAYAFLACSPPPPLQALAPERTLYVSGLSKNVATGLRVGLVVAPSHWMAAIERSIRATTWNTPSVMTALVCGWIEDGTVARFEQNKRLDAAERQKIASSLLSDIPFLSHPASYFLWVPLGEDVRAEQIVSDLLRENIAVSNAEPYSTSKHVPHALRLALGSVEMETLHSSLQTVGDVIRRYTY; from the coding sequence ATGGCACCAGGTACCCGGCTAGCAACGCATCGGCAACTTGCCGCGCAAGAGGGGCTTGCACTGGTTACCGCTAGTCGTATTTATGCCGAGCTTGAAACCATGGGGCTTGTCAGTGGAGAGGCGGGGCGAGGAACATTTGTACGGGACACGTCGCTTACTGCTGGCCATGGCATAGACCAGCATCCAGTGGGCTTGGAAATGGTTGATTTGAATTTCAACAACCCGTCACTGCCAGAGCAGACTGACTTGCTGCGAGATGCAATGCGCCAGCTTGCCTCAGCAGGAGACTTATCGGCACTGCTGCGCTATCAGCCCCATGGGGGTAGACCACATGAACGAGCGATCATGGCGCGTCACTTGGAAAGCCGTGGAGTTCAGGTCAGTAGAGATAACGTACTTATCGTCAATGGAGCGCAACATGGGCTGACTGTCTGCGCCATGGCCTTGCTCAAGCCTGGTGATGTTATTGCTGTCGATGCGCTGACATATCCAGGCTTCAAGGTTCTGGCAGAGGTTTTGCATCTGGAACTGCTACCTATCCCAGTAACACCAGAAGGCCCGGATCTGGCCACCCTGAGAATGTTATGTACTCATCGCCGGGTACGCGCCGTGTATGCAATGCCAACCTTGCATAATCCACTTGGATGGGTGATCGATGAAGCCCGTAGAAAAGAGCTTGTTGCCATTGCGCGGAGCCACGATCTCATCCTCATCGAAGATGCAGCATATGCCTTTCTTGCATGTAGTCCACCGCCACCATTGCAAGCGTTGGCTCCGGAAAGAACCTTATACGTTTCAGGCCTATCCAAAAATGTTGCGACTGGATTGCGCGTTGGTCTGGTTGTCGCACCATCTCATTGGATGGCGGCCATTGAGCGAAGTATCAGAGCTACAACCTGGAACACCCCTAGCGTCATGACAGCATTGGTTTGCGGATGGATTGAAGATGGTACGGTCGCCCGATTTGAGCAAAACAAACGGTTGGATGCGGCAGAACGCCAGAAAATTGCCAGTAGCTTGCTATCCGACATTCCCTTCCTGAGTCACCCGGCATCGTATTTTCTCTGGGTACCATTGGGTGAAGATGTGAGGGCTGAGCAAATAGTGTCAGATCTTTTGCGAGAGAACATCGCGGTATCCAACGCAGAACCATATTCAACCAGCAAGCACGTACCTCATGCGCTCCGCTTGGCTTTAGGCTCGGTAGAGATGGAGACATTACATTCCTCACTTCAAACCGTAGGGGATGTCATCCGACGCTATACCTACTGA
- a CDS encoding tyrosine-type recombinase/integrase: MPKKAKELSALAVSRLKENGKHAVGGVDGLYLRIVGNSRAWVLCAAMGSRINQSGKEVVRRLSMGLGPFPEISLAEAREKARTLRKKIRDGIDPLQEKRKAKLKSSKSKTFEQCALAFIEDKKIEWRNDKHVKQWSSTLTTYAFPLIGQFPINAIDNDAILLVLRQEVSTIDGSTSTLWNARNETASRLRGRLESILDWAKVSGYREGENPAAWQGNLKHVLPAPGKVQKVEHHAALPFSEIGTFMEKLRQRSGISAKALEFAILTAARSGEVRGATWDEIDLHNKTWTISAERMKASKSHTIPLSDPAYMLLKNMPRIVGNSLIFPAPKGGIMSDQAFKALFDRMQVANITTHGFRSTFKDWARSCKGTEFSDEVSELALAHVNNDQTRAAYARDQLLPQRMQLMQEWAIYCNTKTMRIIPIKAHIA, from the coding sequence ATGCCAAAGAAAGCAAAAGAACTATCTGCACTTGCAGTCTCCAGACTCAAAGAAAATGGCAAGCATGCTGTCGGTGGTGTCGATGGCCTGTATCTGCGCATTGTAGGCAACTCGCGAGCCTGGGTCTTATGCGCAGCCATGGGATCACGCATCAATCAAAGCGGCAAGGAGGTTGTACGTCGTCTGAGCATGGGCTTAGGACCGTTCCCGGAGATCAGCCTTGCAGAAGCCCGTGAGAAGGCGCGTACCCTGCGAAAGAAGATCCGCGATGGTATCGATCCCCTCCAGGAAAAGCGCAAAGCCAAGCTGAAGTCGTCCAAATCCAAAACTTTCGAGCAGTGCGCCCTCGCCTTCATCGAAGACAAAAAGATCGAATGGCGGAACGACAAACATGTCAAACAATGGTCCTCAACGCTTACGACCTATGCCTTTCCCCTCATCGGTCAGTTTCCCATTAACGCAATAGACAATGACGCCATTCTGCTTGTGCTACGCCAAGAGGTAAGCACTATAGACGGCAGCACTTCTACACTATGGAATGCCAGGAATGAGACAGCCAGTCGGCTCCGTGGCCGGCTTGAGTCCATTCTTGACTGGGCGAAGGTTTCTGGCTATCGGGAAGGAGAAAACCCGGCGGCATGGCAGGGCAACTTAAAGCATGTTCTCCCAGCGCCAGGCAAGGTGCAGAAAGTGGAACACCATGCCGCCCTTCCCTTCAGTGAAATCGGCACATTCATGGAGAAGCTACGCCAACGCAGTGGTATATCGGCCAAGGCCTTGGAGTTCGCTATCCTGACCGCAGCGCGTTCAGGTGAAGTTCGTGGTGCTACGTGGGATGAAATTGACCTGCACAATAAGACTTGGACGATTAGTGCGGAAAGAATGAAAGCCAGTAAAAGCCACACGATTCCGCTATCTGATCCGGCTTATATGCTCTTGAAAAACATGCCCAGGATTGTTGGTAATAGCCTGATATTTCCTGCCCCCAAAGGGGGCATCATGTCCGACCAGGCCTTCAAAGCACTGTTTGACCGAATGCAGGTAGCAAATATCACGACCCATGGTTTTCGTAGCACTTTCAAAGATTGGGCACGTAGCTGCAAAGGGACTGAATTTTCGGATGAGGTATCGGAACTTGCATTAGCACACGTCAACAACGATCAAACCCGTGCTGCATATGCACGCGACCAGCTTCTTCCACAGCGTATGCAACTCATGCAGGAATGGGCTATATATTGCAATACAAAAACAATGCGTATAATCCCGATTAAAGCGCATATTGCATAA
- a CDS encoding H-NS family nucleoid-associated regulatory protein — MELSNFNFTELQDLLKSVVAEISRRETEEKANAKKQILELAKSYGLSLDDVLSSKATTTVRKPVEAKYKNPNDESQTWTGRGRKPAWVQAQLDEGFSLEDLAI; from the coding sequence ATGGAACTTTCGAATTTTAACTTTACTGAACTGCAGGACTTGCTGAAGTCTGTAGTCGCTGAAATTAGCCGCCGTGAGACTGAAGAGAAGGCTAACGCCAAGAAGCAGATCCTGGAGCTGGCTAAGTCGTATGGCCTGAGCTTGGATGATGTGCTTAGTAGTAAAGCTACCACTACTGTACGTAAGCCAGTTGAAGCCAAATACAAGAACCCGAATGATGAGTCTCAGACCTGGACTGGTCGTGGCCGTAAGCCGGCCTGGGTACAAGCTCAACTGGATGAAGGTTTTAGCTTGGAAGACCTGGCAATCTGA
- a CDS encoding DUF932 domain-containing protein: protein MSHLIESMAFVGAAPWHGLGNPLSPQQPLEVWLTEAGMDWRIEQSDVLFNVADDGMHIRPFADSKVLYRSDSLAPLSVVSPRYKVVQPSEVLEFYRDLVSVGGFELETAGVLKGGRKLWALAKTGQEALLKGGDRVKAYLLLATSCDGTLCTTAQFTSVRVVCNNTLQMAVKDRTGAVKVPHSTVFDPQQVKDALGLGLSAWDRFIGNIKQLSQRTVSPEEACQFFREVLDEPLVEGTVDAVTSKALQQVSALYSGGGMGSLLAGTKGTAWGLVNAMTEYVDHRRRARSQDYRLDSAWFGQGAQLKGKALEHALALVE from the coding sequence ATGTCCCATCTCATCGAATCCATGGCCTTTGTCGGAGCCGCCCCCTGGCATGGTCTGGGCAATCCGCTTTCTCCTCAGCAGCCACTGGAAGTGTGGCTAACCGAAGCCGGTATGGACTGGCGTATCGAGCAGAGCGACGTTTTGTTCAACGTAGCTGATGACGGCATGCACATCCGCCCGTTTGCTGATTCCAAGGTGCTGTATCGGTCAGATTCACTGGCACCACTGTCGGTGGTATCGCCGCGTTACAAGGTGGTGCAGCCGTCTGAAGTGCTGGAGTTCTATCGTGATCTGGTCAGTGTCGGTGGCTTTGAGCTGGAAACGGCTGGGGTATTGAAGGGTGGCCGCAAGCTGTGGGCACTGGCCAAGACCGGGCAGGAAGCCCTGCTCAAAGGTGGGGACCGGGTGAAGGCCTATCTGCTGCTGGCCACCAGTTGTGACGGTACGCTGTGCACGACTGCTCAATTCACCTCGGTACGGGTGGTGTGCAACAACACCCTGCAGATGGCGGTGAAAGACAGAACCGGCGCGGTGAAGGTGCCCCACTCCACCGTGTTTGATCCGCAGCAGGTGAAGGATGCACTAGGCCTTGGCCTGTCAGCCTGGGACCGCTTCATCGGCAACATCAAGCAGCTGTCACAGCGGACTGTCTCGCCTGAAGAAGCCTGCCAGTTCTTCCGCGAAGTACTGGACGAACCGCTGGTGGAAGGCACTGTAGATGCAGTGACATCAAAGGCGCTGCAACAGGTGTCGGCGCTGTATAGCGGTGGCGGGATGGGTTCGCTGTTGGCCGGCACCAAGGGCACTGCCTGGGGCCTGGTGAATGCCATGACCGAGTATGTCGATCATCGTCGTCGAGCCCGCAGTCAGGATTACCGGCTAGATTCGGCCTGGTTCGGGCAAGGTGCGCAGCTCAAGGGCAAGGCGCTGGAGCATGCACTAGCCTTGGTGGAGTGA
- a CDS encoding YqaJ viral recombinase family protein: MAERYAQAIRLASTLKLSRDEWLRIRQLGIGSSDAAPAIGLSPYKCPLSLWLEKTGRKEPEDLSEKEPVIWGTILEPILARVYAERTRRKVRRVNAVLQHPTHRFMLANLDREVRCPEEGWGILEIKTASYHSAPQWEEGIPVAYQCQVLHQLAVTGHDWADVAVLIGGQDFRIYRVLRDEDKIADLIARETVFWQHVVLNTQPAPDGSDDSASALSWLFPRDDGQTIDLSESIEGNRLFSALLAERQRKEDAEAKEAAIRQQIQNVLGHASAAVFQSGRITWKRSKDRFAPDVERLSQDHPTLLAQYSKSIAGSRRFVIQTERKSA, from the coding sequence ATGGCTGAACGCTACGCACAGGCCATTCGTCTGGCCTCTACCCTGAAGTTGTCTCGTGATGAATGGCTGCGCATTCGGCAGCTGGGCATTGGTTCTTCCGATGCCGCCCCGGCGATTGGGCTGTCGCCGTACAAGTGTCCGCTGTCCTTGTGGCTGGAGAAGACCGGTCGCAAGGAGCCTGAAGATCTGTCAGAGAAAGAGCCTGTCATCTGGGGCACGATTCTGGAACCCATTCTGGCCCGGGTCTATGCCGAGCGTACCAGGCGCAAGGTACGGCGGGTGAATGCGGTACTACAGCATCCAACACACCGTTTCATGCTGGCCAATCTGGATCGGGAGGTACGTTGTCCAGAGGAAGGCTGGGGCATCCTGGAAATAAAGACTGCGAGCTATCACTCCGCCCCGCAGTGGGAGGAAGGCATCCCGGTCGCCTATCAGTGCCAGGTGCTACATCAGTTGGCGGTCACCGGCCATGACTGGGCCGACGTCGCGGTGCTGATCGGTGGTCAGGATTTCCGTATCTATAGAGTGCTGCGCGATGAAGACAAGATTGCCGATCTGATTGCCCGGGAGACGGTGTTCTGGCAGCACGTAGTACTGAACACCCAGCCGGCACCGGACGGTTCGGATGATTCGGCTTCTGCCCTGTCCTGGCTGTTCCCGCGCGACGATGGCCAGACCATCGACCTGTCGGAATCGATTGAAGGAAATCGGCTGTTCTCTGCCCTGTTGGCAGAACGGCAGCGCAAGGAAGACGCAGAGGCCAAGGAGGCGGCCATACGGCAGCAGATCCAGAACGTGCTGGGTCATGCCTCTGCCGCTGTATTCCAGTCTGGCCGTATTACCTGGAAGCGGTCCAAGGATCGCTTTGCGCCTGATGTCGAGCGGCTGTCGCAAGACCACCCCACCTTGCTCGCCCAGTACAGCAAGTCCATTGCCGGTTCCCGGCGCTTTGTCATTCAAACGGAAAGGAAATCAGCATGA
- a CDS encoding helix-turn-helix domain-containing protein: protein MGTSLGLRVGANIKAARESLNLPQRVVAERLGIETESLSRIERGAALPGLSTLDRLAGILEVPLVQLLTGVSTAPASWAAAVQEDIEQLDEADRLFVLDQVKALSQKLVEKSK, encoded by the coding sequence ATGGGAACGTCGTTAGGGCTGCGAGTGGGGGCCAACATCAAAGCCGCGCGCGAGAGTCTGAACTTGCCGCAGAGAGTGGTTGCGGAGCGCTTGGGGATTGAAACCGAATCGTTATCGCGAATTGAACGTGGCGCTGCGCTACCTGGCCTCAGCACACTGGACCGACTGGCAGGTATTCTGGAGGTCCCCTTGGTTCAGCTACTTACCGGGGTCTCGACAGCACCAGCCTCTTGGGCTGCAGCCGTACAGGAAGATATTGAGCAGCTGGATGAGGCTGATCGTTTGTTCGTGCTGGATCAGGTCAAGGCGTTATCGCAAAAATTAGTCGAAAAATCCAAGTAG
- a CDS encoding GTPase family protein: MSQWLDKQTRHLSADYRQYLQDELQTIVSYQATIGVMGKSGTGKSSLCNALFGQEESAVSDVTGGTRSPQEITLASQAGRGISLIDMPGIGESLQRHEEYREQYQALLPKLDLILWLIKADDRALSVDQQCYQELLQPNLANHSIPVLFVISQADKIEPCREWNEQQHRPGPLQQENLFLKQRVIAESFNIPNSHICVIAAAENYGLPELVETIVRVLPHERKWGVVRETRPEQISDTTWQLCLACLWQLLRSRLGELARKGKEVMTDKLSTLWRR, from the coding sequence TTGAGCCAATGGCTGGACAAGCAAACCCGCCATTTATCAGCAGATTACCGCCAGTACCTGCAGGATGAGCTGCAGACGATCGTTAGCTACCAGGCCACCATCGGCGTGATGGGCAAGAGTGGTACCGGTAAGTCTTCCCTATGCAATGCGCTGTTCGGTCAGGAGGAGAGTGCAGTCAGTGACGTGACCGGTGGCACCCGCTCCCCACAAGAGATCACCCTGGCCTCGCAGGCCGGACGAGGTATCTCGCTGATCGATATGCCCGGTATCGGAGAAAGCCTGCAGCGCCATGAAGAATACCGCGAACAGTACCAGGCCCTGTTACCTAAGCTGGATCTGATTCTGTGGCTGATCAAAGCGGACGACCGCGCCCTCAGCGTAGATCAACAGTGCTATCAGGAATTGCTGCAGCCCAATCTGGCCAACCACTCCATCCCGGTGCTGTTTGTCATCAGCCAGGCCGACAAGATCGAACCCTGCCGCGAATGGAATGAACAACAGCATCGTCCAGGTCCATTGCAGCAAGAGAATCTGTTTTTGAAGCAACGGGTGATCGCCGAGTCCTTCAACATCCCGAATAGCCACATCTGCGTGATTGCTGCAGCGGAAAACTACGGCTTGCCAGAACTAGTGGAGACCATCGTCCGAGTGTTACCGCATGAGAGAAAGTGGGGAGTGGTACGGGAAACTAGGCCGGAGCAGATCTCCGACACCACCTGGCAACTCTGTCTGGCTTGCCTGTGGCAGCTACTGCGTAGCCGCTTGGGTGAACTGGCCCGCAAGGGCAAGGAAGTGATGACCGACAAGCTCAGCACCCTGTGGCGTCGCTGA